One window from the genome of Oceanisphaera sp. IT1-181 encodes:
- a CDS encoding cytochrome b — protein sequence MNVDTKTKLSRTTIFLHWLLAIMVLVMLAVGVIMAEAEIYSLYPWHKSFGQLIFLIVLVQAVRRLKNGWPEPVSTYSHVERVLARSVHYLLLVGVLLMPVFGFLMSALGGNGVAFFGVQLVARNPDPANLSKVIPLNGPLADLMLAAHGILGYLLILAVVLHILGAFKHHLIDKDGTLRRMLGDKV from the coding sequence ATGAATGTTGATACTAAAACGAAACTGAGCCGCACCACCATTTTCTTGCACTGGCTGCTGGCGATCATGGTGCTGGTGATGCTTGCGGTAGGCGTGATCATGGCCGAGGCAGAAATATACAGTTTGTATCCGTGGCATAAATCTTTTGGTCAGCTGATCTTTCTGATTGTGCTGGTGCAAGCTGTCCGCCGCCTGAAAAACGGTTGGCCTGAGCCGGTCAGTACCTACTCGCATGTTGAGCGTGTACTCGCCCGCAGCGTGCATTATCTACTGTTAGTCGGCGTATTACTGATGCCAGTGTTTGGCTTTTTGATGTCCGCATTAGGGGGCAATGGCGTGGCTTTCTTTGGTGTGCAGCTGGTTGCGAGAAATCCAGATCCGGCCAATTTAAGTAAAGTGATCCCGCTGAATGGGCCACTGGCGGACCTTATGCTAGCGGCGCACGGTATCTTGGGCTACCTGCTGATTTTGGCAGTGGTGCTGCATATCTTGGGCGCGTTCAAGCACCACTTGATTGATAAAGACGGGACCTTGCGCCGTATGCTAGGCGATAAGGTTTAG
- a CDS encoding glutathione peroxidase: protein MKKLLPTALCSLFLCQPSLAAEPDTTALFDHQLPRLHSSEMLDMHQLAGHPMLVVNTASFCGFTGQFEGLEALHQRYKDQGLKVVGFPSNDFRQEAKDEAEAAEICFVNFGVTFDMAQPIRVRGKDAHPIFKEITRQSGKAPRWNFYKFVLNKQGQVTAVFSSLTKPDDPKLQAAIAAVL from the coding sequence ATGAAGAAACTGTTGCCGACGGCACTTTGTAGCCTTTTCCTATGCCAGCCATCGCTGGCAGCCGAGCCCGATACTACAGCTCTGTTTGACCATCAGCTGCCGCGACTGCATTCCAGTGAAATGCTCGATATGCACCAATTGGCTGGCCACCCCATGTTGGTGGTAAATACCGCCAGCTTTTGTGGTTTTACCGGTCAGTTTGAGGGGCTGGAAGCACTGCACCAGCGCTATAAAGATCAGGGTTTAAAAGTGGTGGGCTTTCCGTCCAATGACTTTCGCCAAGAAGCCAAAGACGAAGCCGAAGCGGCTGAAATATGCTTTGTGAACTTTGGCGTAACCTTCGATATGGCTCAGCCGATTAGAGTGCGAGGCAAAGATGCGCACCCTATTTTTAAAGAGATTACTCGCCAAAGTGGCAAGGCGCCCCGCTGGAATTTTTATAAATTTGTACTGAATAAACAAGGCCAAGTGACGGCGGTGTTCTCCAGCCTCACCAAGCCCGATGATCCCAAACTGCAAGCGGCCATAGCGGCGGTATTGTGA
- the pxpB gene encoding 5-oxoprolinase subunit PxpB → MNKSVIPLPRLENAGMDAWLVRLFDAIDERNMGWITALVSACKQAFGEQLVDIVPSYTTVLVQFDALQLDHAQARRLLQQVLRELAPNLHADDDTAIIELPVWYHLSVGPELARLSQHTGLEISALIELHSQPVYRVFALGFAPGFAFMGSLPAQLELPRLTQPRAQVPAGSVAIAGRQTAAYPNASPGGWNLLGRTPTQLFDLQRPSLSLLQVGNKVRFVPVTKAQFEHLGGDTTPIAKEAY, encoded by the coding sequence GTGAATAAGAGCGTGATCCCCTTACCTCGCCTCGAAAATGCCGGCATGGATGCTTGGCTGGTGCGGTTATTTGATGCCATAGACGAGCGCAATATGGGCTGGATTACCGCTTTGGTCAGTGCATGCAAGCAGGCGTTTGGCGAACAGCTCGTAGATATAGTGCCTTCCTACACCACCGTCTTGGTGCAGTTTGACGCTTTGCAGCTAGACCATGCACAGGCGCGGCGCTTATTACAGCAAGTGCTGCGTGAGCTGGCGCCCAATCTGCACGCTGACGACGACACCGCCATTATCGAGCTGCCGGTTTGGTATCACCTAAGTGTTGGCCCAGAGCTGGCGCGTTTAAGTCAGCATACAGGACTGGAAATCTCCGCCTTAATTGAGCTGCACAGCCAGCCTGTGTATCGAGTATTTGCGCTGGGTTTTGCGCCCGGCTTTGCTTTTATGGGCAGCTTACCCGCCCAGCTTGAATTGCCGCGCCTCACACAGCCAAGAGCGCAAGTGCCTGCCGGCAGTGTGGCCATTGCTGGCCGCCAAACTGCCGCCTATCCCAACGCCTCGCCGGGTGGTTGGAATTTACTTGGCCGTACGCCGACTCAATTATTTGATTTACAAAGGCCCAGCTTAAGCCTGCTACAAGTGGGTAATAAGGTACGCTTTGTACCGGTCACAAAAGCCCAGTTTGAGCATTTAGGCGGCGATACCACGCCTATCGCCAAGGAGGCCTATTAA
- a CDS encoding phospholipase D family protein: MKASLTLISISLVLLLSTALSGCSTQAQGYSPATFALSNTKNTRLGQGIAKEALRHQAPSGFHLLGNGLDAFVTRLLLIEAAEQTLDVQYYLYHDDATAKLFTHYLLRAADRGVRVRMLLDDFGHDGQEKLFSALIQHPNISIRLFNPFSNRAMPYIDFLFRFSRVNRRMHNKSFIADNQAAIIGGRNIGNTYFAADEYVNFADLDVLGVGKFAQEVSGAFDQYWNHKLSIPIQQLERAAHPLALPAIRRQLADTSKNQRSLAYLARLESLRLVEELKHGELELHWAEYSLIFDDPDKILNSTKDDTGHMAPALIALLDKVHSEALIVSPYFIPEDEGVKNFADWVESGAKITILTNSLAANDVPLVHSGYASYRKALIEAGVELWELQPTAKIKIKGQRNRSLSSSSKASLHAKTMIFDRDTLFVGSMNMDPRSINLNTEIGVLIYSEKLADYASQAFLEELPAHAWRLDLTTAERWWGPSEQLIWLDESTTPATIISRDSEPEAGRWIRLKAWIFGHLPLDSML; encoded by the coding sequence ATGAAAGCTTCTCTTACTCTGATCTCCATTAGCCTAGTACTGCTGCTGAGTACTGCACTCTCTGGCTGTAGTACCCAAGCGCAGGGATACAGCCCTGCCACCTTTGCGCTCAGCAACACGAAAAATACGCGTCTTGGCCAAGGTATTGCCAAAGAAGCATTGCGCCATCAGGCTCCCTCAGGCTTTCACTTACTGGGTAATGGCTTGGATGCCTTCGTCACGCGCTTGCTGTTAATAGAGGCAGCGGAGCAGACTTTGGATGTGCAATATTACTTGTATCACGACGATGCCACCGCCAAGTTGTTTACCCACTATTTGTTGCGCGCAGCGGATCGCGGCGTAAGAGTACGCATGCTATTGGATGATTTTGGTCACGACGGCCAAGAAAAACTGTTCAGCGCGCTGATCCAGCATCCTAATATTTCCATTCGACTATTTAACCCCTTCTCCAACCGCGCCATGCCTTATATCGATTTTTTATTCCGCTTCTCGCGGGTCAATCGGCGCATGCACAATAAGTCGTTTATTGCCGATAATCAGGCAGCTATTATTGGTGGTCGTAATATCGGTAACACCTACTTTGCCGCCGACGAATACGTTAACTTTGCAGATTTGGACGTATTGGGCGTGGGCAAGTTTGCACAGGAAGTATCAGGGGCTTTCGATCAGTATTGGAATCATAAATTATCAATTCCGATCCAGCAGTTAGAACGCGCCGCCCACCCTTTAGCTTTACCGGCGATACGTAGACAATTAGCGGACACCAGCAAAAACCAGCGCAGTCTCGCTTATCTGGCGCGCTTAGAGTCTTTGCGATTGGTAGAAGAGCTAAAGCACGGGGAGCTTGAGTTGCACTGGGCAGAGTACAGCCTTATTTTTGATGATCCCGACAAAATTCTTAACTCAACTAAAGATGATACCGGCCATATGGCACCGGCCCTTATCGCTTTGCTGGATAAGGTACATAGCGAAGCATTAATCGTATCGCCCTACTTTATTCCTGAAGATGAGGGCGTGAAAAATTTTGCCGACTGGGTGGAATCCGGCGCCAAGATCACTATTCTCACCAACTCGCTTGCCGCCAATGACGTGCCCTTAGTGCACTCCGGCTACGCCAGTTATCGCAAGGCGTTGATCGAAGCCGGAGTGGAGTTATGGGAGCTGCAACCCACGGCTAAAATAAAAATAAAGGGCCAGCGCAATCGCAGCCTGTCCAGTTCGTCTAAAGCCAGCCTGCACGCCAAAACCATGATTTTTGACCGAGATACGCTGTTCGTCGGCTCCATGAATATGGATCCGCGTTCCATTAACTTGAATACCGAAATTGGCGTGTTGATTTATAGCGAAAAGCTGGCCGATTATGCTAGCCAGGCGTTCTTAGAAGAGTTACCTGCTCATGCATGGCGCTTGGATTTGACGACCGCCGAGCGCTGGTGGGGTCCGTCGGAGCAGCTAATTTGGTTGGATGAGTCGACTACGCCTGCCACTATTATCAGTCGCGATAGCGAGCCCGAAGCCGGCCGCTGGATACGCTTAAAAGCTTGGATTTTTGGCCATCTGCCGTTGGACTCAATGCTTTAA
- a CDS encoding phospholipase D family protein: MTHYFAKFLLLCTRLTGFPRPVCAPIPAPFEPRESKYTRLGQGIINEAEDHQGSSGFYLLSNGLDAFVTRLSLMEAADQTLDVQYYLFHKDATSKLFTHYLVRAADRGVRVRLLLDDFGHYGQERLLRALVEHPNISIRLFNPFANRKLPYLDFLTRFSKVQRRMHNKSFIADTQAAIIGGRNIGNTYFSADEYTNFTDLDVLGVGQFATEVSTVFDLYWQHSLAVPVQDLQRRTIKLSLAGVRRKLAVRRHSKISRAYLARLADLELVERLKKGELELYWAKSQLVYDHPDKLLNHCSDTRGHLAPTLDCLWQEVTTEALLVSPYFIPGDNGVATFASWVAAGAKVTVLTNSLAANDVPMVHAGYARYRPALLNAGVQLWELQPDSKKARKSRRSRGLPSSSKASLHAKTMIFDRKILFVGSLNLDPRSLNLNTEIGVLIHSSAIAEFASKIFLAELPEHAWRLETNKQEGSRHQLQWSDKSNPETIMHYQTEPQASRWSRFRAWVFGHLPLESLL, from the coding sequence ATGACTCATTACTTTGCCAAGTTTTTATTACTCTGCACTCGGCTTACTGGCTTCCCAAGACCGGTCTGCGCGCCGATCCCCGCCCCTTTTGAGCCTAGAGAAAGCAAATATACCCGACTCGGCCAAGGCATTATTAACGAGGCAGAAGATCATCAAGGGTCGTCGGGCTTTTACTTACTGAGCAATGGCTTAGATGCATTTGTGACGCGCCTATCGTTAATGGAAGCCGCCGACCAGACCCTAGACGTGCAGTATTATCTGTTTCACAAAGACGCCACTTCTAAGCTGTTTACCCATTATCTGGTGCGCGCCGCCGATCGGGGTGTGAGAGTACGTCTCTTACTCGACGACTTTGGCCATTACGGCCAAGAGCGTTTGTTGCGCGCGCTGGTTGAGCACCCTAATATTTCGATTCGCTTATTTAATCCCTTTGCTAATCGCAAGCTACCTTATTTAGACTTTTTAACGCGCTTTTCCAAAGTGCAGCGGCGCATGCACAACAAATCGTTTATTGCCGATACCCAAGCCGCCATTATTGGCGGCCGTAATATCGGCAACACCTACTTTTCTGCCGATGAGTACACCAACTTTACCGACTTAGATGTGCTCGGTGTGGGCCAATTCGCCACCGAGGTGAGTACTGTCTTCGACTTATATTGGCAGCACAGCCTAGCGGTGCCGGTGCAGGATCTGCAGCGCAGAACCATTAAGCTGTCTTTAGCAGGCGTACGCCGAAAATTAGCGGTCCGCCGCCACAGCAAAATCAGCCGTGCATATTTAGCGCGCTTGGCAGATTTAGAGCTGGTAGAGCGGCTAAAGAAAGGCGAACTGGAGTTATATTGGGCAAAGTCACAATTGGTGTATGACCATCCGGATAAATTGCTCAATCACTGCTCCGATACGCGCGGTCATTTGGCGCCAACCTTAGACTGTCTATGGCAAGAGGTCACCACAGAAGCGCTGCTGGTGTCGCCCTATTTTATTCCTGGGGATAATGGCGTGGCCACCTTTGCCAGTTGGGTAGCGGCGGGCGCCAAGGTCACTGTCTTAACCAACTCGCTCGCAGCCAACGACGTGCCAATGGTGCACGCAGGTTATGCACGCTATCGCCCAGCACTGCTTAACGCCGGCGTGCAGTTATGGGAGTTGCAGCCCGACAGTAAAAAAGCCAGAAAAAGCAGACGTTCCCGGGGCTTACCCAGCTCTTCTAAAGCCAGCTTACATGCCAAAACCATGATTTTTGACCGTAAAATCCTATTTGTCGGCTCGCTTAATCTGGATCCTCGATCCCTTAACCTCAACACCGAAATTGGCGTCTTGATCCACAGTTCCGCGATAGCGGAATTTGCCAGTAAGATTTTTTTAGCTGAACTGCCTGAGCACGCTTGGCGGTTAGAGACGAATAAACAGGAAGGGTCTCGCCATCAGCTGCAGTGGAGTGATAAGTCTAATCCTGAGACCATAATGCACTACCAAACCGAGCCGCAGGCCAGCCGTTGGAGCCGTTTTAGGGCCTGGGTATTTGGTCACCTACCACTGGAGTCTTTGCTTTGA
- a CDS encoding tartrate dehydrogenase — protein MSQFNIAVIPGDGIGKEVIPEGLKVLQAAAEKHGIELNFTHFDWSCETYHKTGRMMPEDGLEQLKAFDSIFLGAVGFPGVPDHISLWGLLLPIRRAFNQYVNLRPVRLFEGLQSPLANKKPGDIDFYVVRENVEGEYSAIGGIQYEGTEDEVVLQQSVFTRKGTDRILKYAFELAQTRDKKHVSSATKSNGLFHSMPYWDSRVAAMAEHYPEVKVDQFHIDIFTANLVRMPEFYDVIVGSNLFGDILSDLGPACTGTIAIAPSANINPEKDLPSMFEPVHGSAPDIAGQNIANPIGTIWAAAMMMQHLGHPEMHDTIMTAIETAIREGHALTRDMGGSANTQQLGQAITDLILSQ, from the coding sequence ATGTCACAATTCAATATCGCAGTAATTCCCGGTGACGGTATCGGCAAGGAAGTCATCCCCGAAGGTTTGAAAGTGCTGCAAGCCGCAGCAGAAAAACACGGCATTGAGCTGAATTTCACGCATTTTGATTGGTCCTGCGAAACCTATCATAAAACCGGCCGCATGATGCCAGAAGACGGCTTGGAGCAGCTCAAGGCGTTCGACTCCATTTTTCTCGGTGCCGTGGGCTTTCCTGGCGTACCTGATCACATTTCTCTGTGGGGCCTGCTGTTACCCATTCGCCGCGCCTTTAATCAATACGTTAACTTGCGCCCAGTGCGTTTGTTCGAAGGCTTACAGTCGCCATTAGCCAACAAGAAGCCCGGCGATATCGACTTTTACGTGGTGCGCGAAAACGTAGAGGGCGAATACTCGGCGATCGGCGGCATTCAATACGAAGGCACAGAGGACGAAGTGGTGTTACAACAGAGCGTCTTTACCCGTAAGGGTACCGACCGCATCCTGAAGTATGCTTTTGAATTGGCCCAGACTCGTGACAAAAAGCACGTGAGCTCCGCCACTAAATCTAATGGTTTGTTCCACTCTATGCCTTACTGGGACAGCCGCGTGGCCGCCATGGCTGAGCATTATCCAGAAGTGAAAGTTGATCAATTCCATATTGATATCTTCACCGCCAACCTGGTAAGAATGCCCGAGTTTTATGATGTCATTGTTGGCTCTAACCTGTTCGGCGATATTTTGTCGGACTTAGGCCCAGCCTGCACCGGCACCATAGCGATTGCACCCTCGGCTAACATCAACCCAGAGAAAGACCTGCCGTCCATGTTCGAACCCGTACACGGCTCGGCTCCGGATATCGCCGGTCAAAACATTGCCAACCCTATTGGTACTATCTGGGCCGCCGCTATGATGATGCAGCACTTAGGCCATCCTGAAATGCACGACACTATTATGACCGCCATAGAAACCGCCATTCGCGAAGGCCATGCGCTCACCCGCGACATGGGTGGCTCGGCCAACACCCAACAGTTGGGCCAAGCCATTACTGACCTGATACTGTCACAATAA
- a CDS encoding TerC family protein, translating into MEFLMDPSLWVGLLTLIVLEIVLGIDNLVFIAILVKKLPPHQRDKARIIGLSLALIMRLGLLSVVSWLVTLTAPVLTWGNLSFSGRDLILLGGGLFLIFKATTELHERLEGSTHEDSASGVYAGFGVVIAQILVLDAVFSLDSIITAVGMVDSLAVMMTAVIIAMVVMLAASKSLTDFVNAHPTVVVLCLSFLLMIGFSLVAEAFGYHIPKGYLYAAIGFSILIEFLNQLAKRNVTKEAARLPLRERTTMAIFNLMGGKLAAEEQAEHSSNTRQEPGFAEEERNMISGVLSLAERSTRTIMTPRSEIAWLDTSDSREEVLAELMASSHSQFPVCDGELDNLLGVVRAKDLMAGLKEGKTLAELAEGNDSIIVPDSISVIRLLSVLREARGNLVLVNDEFGTIQGLVTPHDVLEAIVGEFLDEDEAPEVVVEEQGWLVKGSTDLHYLEQVLSRRGLVDPDDDYATLAGMLLAWSGQLPIEGAIFVYEDLRFEVVEIDEFRIAQVRISPLVTASSSL; encoded by the coding sequence ATGGAATTTTTAATGGATCCGTCATTGTGGGTGGGTTTACTGACACTGATAGTGTTAGAAATTGTACTGGGTATCGATAACCTAGTCTTTATTGCCATCTTGGTGAAAAAGCTGCCGCCCCATCAGCGCGACAAAGCCCGTATTATCGGTTTATCGCTGGCATTGATTATGCGCTTAGGCTTATTGAGCGTGGTGTCTTGGCTGGTGACGCTCACCGCGCCTGTGCTCACTTGGGGAAACTTAAGTTTCTCCGGTCGAGACCTTATTTTGCTGGGCGGTGGTTTATTCTTGATCTTTAAAGCCACCACCGAGCTGCACGAGCGGCTAGAAGGCTCCACTCACGAAGATAGCGCCAGCGGCGTATACGCGGGCTTTGGCGTGGTGATTGCCCAGATTTTGGTGTTGGATGCAGTATTCTCGCTCGACTCCATTATTACCGCAGTCGGCATGGTCGACAGCTTAGCGGTCATGATGACGGCGGTGATTATCGCTATGGTAGTGATGCTGGCGGCATCTAAGTCGTTAACTGATTTTGTGAATGCGCACCCTACTGTGGTGGTGCTGTGCTTGAGCTTCTTGCTGATGATCGGCTTTAGCTTAGTGGCAGAAGCGTTTGGTTATCATATTCCAAAGGGCTATTTATATGCGGCTATCGGCTTCTCGATTTTAATTGAGTTTTTAAATCAATTAGCTAAGCGCAATGTTACCAAAGAAGCAGCGCGCCTGCCGTTACGTGAACGCACGACCATGGCGATTTTTAATCTGATGGGCGGCAAGTTAGCGGCAGAAGAGCAAGCTGAGCATTCGTCCAATACCCGCCAAGAGCCCGGTTTTGCCGAGGAAGAGCGCAATATGATCAGTGGTGTATTATCGCTGGCTGAGCGTTCCACCCGCACCATAATGACGCCGCGCTCTGAAATCGCTTGGCTGGATACTTCTGACAGCCGCGAAGAGGTGTTGGCGGAGCTTATGGCTTCCTCTCATAGTCAGTTTCCGGTGTGCGATGGCGAGCTGGATAACTTATTAGGCGTGGTGCGGGCTAAAGACTTAATGGCCGGCCTGAAAGAAGGCAAAACTCTTGCTGAGTTAGCTGAGGGTAACGACTCCATCATAGTGCCAGACAGCATCAGCGTGATCCGCTTGCTGAGTGTGTTGCGTGAAGCCCGCGGCAATCTGGTATTGGTGAACGATGAGTTTGGCACCATTCAAGGCTTAGTAACGCCCCATGATGTGCTGGAAGCCATAGTGGGTGAGTTTCTCGATGAAGATGAAGCCCCAGAAGTGGTGGTGGAAGAGCAGGGCTGGTTGGTGAAGGGCAGTACGGATCTGCATTATTTAGAGCAGGTGTTATCTCGCCGCGGGCTGGTGGATCCAGACGATGACTATGCCACCTTGGCTGGCATGTTATTGGCGTGGAGTGGCCAGTTACCGATTGAAGGCGCGATATTTGTCTACGAAGACTTACGATTTGAAGTCGTGGAAATCGATGAGTTTCGTATCGCTCAAGTGCGGATTTCGCCGCTTGTTACCGCCAGTTCATCGCTTTGA
- a CDS encoding biotin-dependent carboxyltransferase family protein, whose product MQGLLTVIKPGPLSTLQDAGRVGVRHLGISQGGPADLQAWGWANWLLGNNWGSPALEITLGGLTLRAEQRCHLALCGADMQPRVNGQPLANNQSFTLAAGDELQLGMAKCGVRAYLAVAGGFIAKPVLGSVACVMRDQLGGHLGDGSKLAAGDTLAFASRAFSSSHVADFIPRCQLPIGALPHYREAATLMMIPGAQFRFFNDHSLIQAFNQPWRVDPRSDRMGIRLQGPILHCNIESLISEGLTLGAVQVPPNGQPIILLNDRQTIGGYPRLGTLTPLACARLAQCQPGQKVRLGICTAKQAQTQYREFRAALKDSHTL is encoded by the coding sequence ATGCAGGGTTTGCTAACCGTCATCAAGCCCGGACCTTTAAGCACCTTGCAAGATGCAGGACGCGTTGGCGTGCGTCACTTAGGCATTAGCCAAGGTGGGCCGGCAGATCTGCAAGCTTGGGGCTGGGCCAATTGGCTGCTGGGTAATAACTGGGGTAGCCCTGCATTAGAAATTACCTTAGGCGGACTCACCCTAAGAGCCGAACAAAGATGCCACTTGGCTTTATGTGGCGCAGATATGCAGCCCCGCGTTAATGGCCAACCCTTGGCCAACAACCAATCGTTTACGCTCGCCGCCGGCGACGAGCTCCAACTCGGCATGGCCAAGTGCGGCGTGCGTGCCTATTTAGCCGTGGCCGGTGGCTTTATCGCAAAACCCGTTCTAGGCAGCGTAGCTTGTGTGATGCGTGATCAACTCGGTGGTCATCTGGGCGATGGCAGCAAATTAGCGGCCGGCGACACGCTCGCTTTTGCTAGCAGGGCTTTTTCTAGTAGCCATGTAGCCGATTTTATACCTCGGTGTCAGCTCCCCATTGGCGCGCTACCTCATTACCGGGAAGCAGCCACACTGATGATGATCCCTGGCGCCCAGTTTCGATTTTTTAACGATCACAGCCTGATCCAAGCCTTTAATCAGCCTTGGCGCGTGGATCCTCGATCGGATCGTATGGGGATCCGCCTGCAAGGCCCAATATTGCACTGCAACATTGAAAGTTTGATCTCAGAGGGCCTCACACTGGGCGCGGTACAGGTGCCACCTAACGGCCAACCCATTATCTTGCTTAACGACCGCCAAACGATTGGCGGTTATCCGCGCTTGGGCACGCTGACGCCGTTAGCCTGCGCGCGATTAGCTCAATGCCAACCGGGCCAAAAAGTGCGATTGGGCATATGCACAGCCAAACAAGCTCAAACGCAATACCGGGAATTTAGGGCGGCACTAAAGGACAGCCATACGCTTTAA
- a CDS encoding 5-oxoprolinase subunit PxpA: MAKLLLNADLGESFGAWQLGQDEAVLPFIDLANIACGFHASDPDTMRRTVRLAHDHQVKIGAHPAYPDLVGFGRRSLACSPAEIENMVLYQLGALDGLCRAEGTQVSYVKPHGALYNDMMREPEKLAAVMQAVARYDASLPLMLMAKADNQAALDLAQSFGLQLWFEAFADRAYDNAGFLVSRQQPGAVLSSPEQIVEQARRLIMAEPLTARDGSALLLAADTLCVHGDNPESIAAVAAIRQLLDGIA; the protein is encoded by the coding sequence ATGGCGAAATTATTGCTAAATGCAGATCTGGGTGAGAGCTTTGGCGCTTGGCAATTAGGCCAAGATGAAGCCGTGCTGCCCTTTATTGATTTGGCCAATATCGCCTGCGGCTTTCATGCCTCAGATCCCGATACCATGCGCCGCACCGTGCGCTTAGCTCACGATCATCAAGTAAAAATTGGCGCCCATCCGGCCTATCCAGATTTAGTCGGCTTTGGCCGTCGTTCATTAGCCTGTTCGCCCGCTGAGATAGAAAACATGGTGCTCTATCAGCTCGGCGCGTTGGACGGCCTGTGTCGTGCCGAGGGCACCCAAGTCAGCTACGTTAAGCCCCACGGCGCTTTGTATAACGACATGATGCGCGAGCCAGAAAAGCTGGCGGCCGTGATGCAAGCAGTAGCGCGTTATGATGCTAGCTTGCCACTTATGCTAATGGCCAAAGCGGATAACCAAGCAGCCCTAGATCTGGCCCAGTCTTTTGGTTTACAGCTATGGTTTGAAGCCTTTGCAGATCGCGCCTACGACAATGCGGGCTTTTTAGTCTCGCGCCAGCAGCCCGGTGCCGTACTTAGCTCGCCTGAGCAAATCGTCGAGCAAGCCAGACGTCTCATTATGGCAGAGCCGTTAACCGCCCGTGATGGCAGCGCCCTGTTGTTAGCGGCCGATACTTTGTGTGTACACGGCGACAACCCTGAGTCCATCGCCGCCGTAGCAGCTATCCGCCAGCTGCTGGATGGTATTGCGTGA
- a CDS encoding NAD(P)/FAD-dependent oxidoreductase, producing MKQQKIAILGAGPSGLAQLRAFEAARQAGVQNLPEVVCYEKQNDIGGMWNYTWRTGLDKNGEPVHGSMYRYLWSNGPKECLEFADYSFDEHFGQAIPSYPPRAVLKDYIMGRIDKQAIFKYIRFECPVRWVTYDESSKMFTVTVMNHKTGEQETNEFDYVVVATGHFSTPNMPYFEGLEQFPGRVLHAHDFRDALEYENQNVLLVGASYSAEDIGSQCFKYGAKSVTISYRSNPIGFDWPEGMAERPLLTHLEGDIGHFADGTSKQFDSIVMCTGYLFHFPFMPDELRLQTHNCLYPDNLYKGIFFQPNPKLIYLGMQDQYYTFNMFDAQAWYARDVMLGKLALPEAEARQQDMQAWLARHEQLNGCHDSIDFQASYIRDLLGPTDYPDFAVEEQGELFKQWLQDKEENIMAFREKSYTSTVTGTLATQLPAPWLEIKDDSLESFMSLDFIESNTLDKID from the coding sequence TTGAAGCAGCAGAAAATAGCGATACTAGGCGCAGGCCCGAGTGGTTTGGCGCAGTTAAGAGCGTTTGAGGCGGCACGCCAAGCAGGGGTACAAAACCTGCCGGAAGTCGTCTGTTATGAGAAACAAAATGATATTGGCGGCATGTGGAATTACACCTGGCGCACGGGTTTAGATAAAAATGGCGAGCCAGTTCATGGCAGCATGTACCGGTATTTATGGTCGAACGGTCCCAAAGAATGCTTAGAGTTTGCAGATTACTCTTTTGATGAGCATTTTGGTCAGGCCATTCCTTCCTATCCGCCGCGTGCCGTGCTTAAAGACTACATTATGGGTCGAATCGATAAGCAGGCCATTTTTAAATACATCCGTTTCGAGTGTCCAGTGCGTTGGGTGACTTATGACGAAAGCAGCAAAATGTTTACTGTTACCGTCATGAATCATAAAACTGGTGAGCAAGAAACCAATGAGTTTGATTATGTCGTCGTGGCCACCGGTCATTTCTCTACGCCAAATATGCCGTACTTTGAAGGTTTGGAGCAGTTCCCTGGCCGAGTGCTGCATGCGCACGACTTTAGAGATGCGCTGGAATATGAAAATCAGAACGTATTGCTAGTGGGCGCCAGCTACTCGGCAGAAGACATCGGTTCGCAGTGCTTTAAGTACGGCGCTAAGTCGGTCACCATTAGTTATCGCTCTAACCCTATCGGATTTGATTGGCCAGAAGGCATGGCAGAGCGACCGCTGCTGACTCACCTTGAAGGCGATATCGGCCATTTTGCTGACGGCACCAGCAAGCAGTTTGATTCGATAGTGATGTGCACCGGTTATTTGTTCCACTTCCCGTTTATGCCCGATGAGCTGCGCTTGCAGACCCATAACTGTCTGTATCCGGATAATTTGTATAAAGGTATTTTCTTCCAGCCCAACCCTAAATTAATTTATTTAGGCATGCAGGATCAGTACTACACCTTTAACATGTTTGATGCTCAAGCTTGGTATGCGCGCGATGTGATGCTGGGCAAGCTAGCCTTGCCAGAAGCTGAGGCCCGCCAGCAAGACATGCAAGCTTGGTTAGCTCGCCATGAGCAACTAAACGGCTGTCATGACTCGATTGATTTTCAGGCGAGCTATATTCGTGACCTGCTTGGCCCCACCGACTATCCCGATTTTGCGGTGGAAGAGCAGGGTGAATTATTTAAGCAGTGGCTGCAGGACAAAGAAGAAAACATCATGGCATTTAGAGAGAAATCTTATACCTCTACCGTGACGGGCACTTTGGCAACTCAGTTGCCTGCCCCTTGGTTAGAAATTAAGGATGACTCGTTAGAAAGCTTTATGTCGTTGGATTTTATTGAGAGTAATACGCTAGATAAAATCGACTAA